CCACGCTTAGGTGTCAATCGGGCCCAACCCTGGGTTATCCCCACTTTTCGCTGGGGAGGCCTGCTCTGGCTTGAAAGCCAAGCGACTAAACCCGAGCGGTAGCCAAACTTAACCAGGCCAAAAGCGGAGGCGGACCCGAGGGCATTTTAACCACCATAAAGGGAAGCCCAATTCATTGCTGGCTTCCTTATATTTCCGGGTCACCAGTGGCAACCGTAGCTTGGTATCGTAAGGCAGCCCCTATGACAAGAGCATCAGCATAGGAAAGGGGATGCCCAGATCAATACGTAGTTCTTGATGGCCAAGGGGAAATTAAAAAAGGTAGGTAGACAGGGGACTGTTGCCTTTCACCCAAAACCACACTACACTCAAATCGGTGGTGAAGTTACCATGGAAATGCAGAATATCACTCTATCGCCCCCAAAGGACATCCTAACCAAAGTAAAGCCTCTAGCCATTGACAAGCGCACGTCGGTTTCTGGTCTGCTTGCTGAGGTCCTGGTCGAGCTGGTCCGCCAAAATGATCATTACAGGCAGGCCAAGAGCAGACAGCTCATGCTGATGGAGAAGGGATTTAACATGGGGTTTACAGGTAAACCCATCTGGAGCCGAGATGAGTTGCATGAACGTTGAGCAGGGACGGCAATTTGTCGACATAAGCCAAGGTGCTTGGTTGTAACGTCATCTGGACCGAAGACCTGAGTGACGGGCAGAAGTACGAAAGGCTACAAGCCCGCAACTCATTTCTTGATCTATGAAATACGCTGACCAAGACTTAAGTACGTGGCCGTCCACCGATCAAGGTTTGATGTAGGCGTAGCCTTCGGTCTGCTTTTTGGCAATTTCGGTTATCCCGGCTGGTACCACTTGGCAAAACTCAGGTAACCTGTCTTCGCTGATGGAGTGGCTTCGGAGGGCGTTGCGGCAGGCTGCGAATCTCACTCCCATGTGGGCCAGCTCGTTCATCCGGTCTATCAGGGGCAAACCGGGTGTGCTACCCAGCTGGTCAGCCTGGTTGGTTTGGCTGCTGGCCCGTCCAGCCTCGCCAGTTGGGCCTAGTGCCTGGGCTAGATCAGCTACGGCACCTTGACCAGCTTCACCGGCTGAACCGAGTTGACCGGTTCCGCCTAGGGAACCGACAGCGAACACCGTAACTGCCTCCCCGTTGGCCACAACTTCAACCTCAGCTTGACCTGGCCCCACATCGTTAAGGAAATTGGTTACGTTGGTGAGGACCCGGTCCCAACGGCCGGACTCATCAATGTGAAACAAAACCTTCAACCTATTAAGCCCTCCAGTTACCATTGCTAACCCCTCCCAAAAACTCAATTCTGGTCGGAGCGTGTACCGGGGAAAACATCTACTTCCGACCGGGCCACCGATTCATTCATATGGCGTGCTTCCCAAGGAGATCGCAGAGCAAAGTAGGTGGGCCTACCGATCCCCCTTTGGTCCAAATCTGCATACCCTGGTAATGTCCGCTCATCACCTGCATGCGTACCGCTACGGTAGCTTTAATGGCCACCACCTCCAATTCAAAAATTCCCAGGCTTCGGCAGATCTGATAAGCCGTATCCCCACCCACAATTATTAGCTCCGCCTTCTTTAAGTCCACCTGGCGAGCTATAAGCTGGGCCACTCGGGCCAGGCTTTGGGCTACTACTGCCGGGTTTTCCCCAGGTGCTAGGGTGAAACCGTCCGTAGGCTTAATGATGATTGGGTAGCCTCGCTCCCAGGCCGCCGCTGCCCTTTGGACCTGGCCCTCCAGCCCCTGGTCCTGGCTGCCGGGGCTGACACCCAGCACATGGCAGGGCCTGCCAGCGGCCATGAGGCAATTCAGCTGATCCTGGGCAACTTGGTGGCGGCTGCCACAGACTACCATGGCTTGGTATGAACGCCCCCAGTCCCTTTCGGAGCCTTCGCCGCCTTGAGCCCCCTCCCCAGGCTGTCCCTGTCTCACTTCAACCGAAGCCTGGGTTGAATCTGTTTCCATAACAAAGTTCTGCCGGCAAAGGCTAGCGGTTAACCCCAATGAACCTACCCACAGAAAGCGCCTGCTACTAAGGGCGTTCACTACTTGGTCTATGTCCTGGTTGCTAACAGCATCAAAAACAATTATCTGATGTCCGCTTCTAACAAGCCGATCCACTGCCCCAGCAAGTTCCCCACTATGAATGGTGTCTCTGCCCACTTTAGCCACCGAAAGAGCCGTAGTCTGACCGATTAAGGCGGATACGTCGGAGGTATTTACCGGGCACCAGGGATCGCTCTTAAAAGCCTCGTGCAAGGGCTCTTCACCCACCAATTGGATGCCACCTAAGGTGATGCGGCCAATGTCAGGAATGGCGGGGATGACCAAAGCCGCCTCTAAGGGAAGGCTCAAAAGCAATTGCTCTATTTCCACGCCCACGTTTCCCCGGAAGGCAGTATCGATCTTCTTCACTAAGATTACATCCCCGCCATCCCCGCCCCCATACAAGGGCCAGAGATCCCGCCCCAGCCGCCTCCATACCTGAGCTGCTTGGCCGGCAGAGCATTCCCGGGTTTGGGCGTTGATGGCCACCACCTGGCATGGGTCTGGCCAACTAAAATGGCTGCCCCTGGCCTCAGTAATAACCCGGATGGGTCGGCCACCCGGCCAAAACTGGGCCGCGGAATCGGCTGCTCCGGTAAGATCATCGGCAATGATTAATATCATGCGCCACTCTCCACCTTATAGCTAGCGATGCTCCCGAAACGTCTCCCGTGCCGGGGCGCTGTCGCCGGCTCCAGATGGGCTCCTACTTGCGAATCACTACGCTGGATACGCTACCGACCCCCGAACGGTCGCCTCCCTAGATCTTGGCCGGACAACACCCGGAGAGCAAGTCGGCCAGATAGGCAGTCCGGGCCGTCTCTTCCGCCAGCTCCACCAAGTCAAAGGCTTCCAGGAGGGTGCGTTCAAATCCCAGTAGCCCATGGGCTTCCAGGAGGAAAACCTTGGCGTAATCCGGGGCTGTGCTTAAAGCCTCCATCAGGAACCTTACTAGCTCAGGAGAGCCTGGCGCCGCCTTCTTAACCACGGGCACCTGGATCAGCTTCATTTCTGCGGAAACGGTACGGACCGGTATGGGCCGCCCGACCAAGCTGTAAGCGGTGGCATAGCTAGGATGAACATGTACTATGCCGCCGGCCTGGGGCCGGGCCCGGTAGACGGAGAGGTGGAGTGGGGTTTCCTTGGAGGGCCGTAAGCCCCCGGGCCCCTTGACCACCTTTCCCTCCAGGTCCACGTACAACAGGTTTTCAGCAGTAACATCCCGCAAGGAAACCCCACTTGGGGTTATGGCTACCAAGCCCTCCTCCGGGTCGCGGGCGCTGACGTTGCCTCCTGCCGCTCCCACCAAGCCCCGCTGGTAAGCCAACCGGGCATAGTATTCCACTTGAGCAGCTAGTTCCGCTATTGCCATAGATTTTGGCCTCTCCTTTCGACAATTTAGATGTGACCAAACCGTAGCTTCCAGCGCTTGCTTAAACCCATCCTGATACCCGAGCCTAGCACCAAGGAAATGGCAGTTCGGTCCCGACTAGGCTGGCTGGGCCGCTGCCCCGCCCTGCCTTGTGGCCAGCTGAGCAGCCAGTCCAATGGCTTTGGTTAGGTTGGTGGGGTCCGCCAGATTCTTGCCGGCAATATCAAAGGCAGTACCGTGGCCGGTAGAGGTACGGATGAAGGGTATGCCCACCAGCAAGGTGACCACATGGCCGAAGCCCAAGAGCTTCATGGCGATATTGCCCTGATCGTGGTACATGGAAAGCACTA
Above is a genomic segment from Clostridia bacterium containing:
- a CDS encoding CopG family transcriptional regulator, with amino-acid sequence MEMQNITLSPPKDILTKVKPLAIDKRTSVSGLLAEVLVELVRQNDHYRQAKSRQLMLMEKGFNMGFTGKPIWSRDELHER
- a CDS encoding DsrE family protein, translated to MVTGGLNRLKVLFHIDESGRWDRVLTNVTNFLNDVGPGQAEVEVVANGEAVTVFAVGSLGGTGQLGSAGEAGQGAVADLAQALGPTGEAGRASSQTNQADQLGSTPGLPLIDRMNELAHMGVRFAACRNALRSHSISEDRLPEFCQVVPAGITEIAKKQTEGYAYIKP
- a CDS encoding class II aldolase/adducin family protein, translating into MAIAELAAQVEYYARLAYQRGLVGAAGGNVSARDPEEGLVAITPSGVSLRDVTAENLLYVDLEGKVVKGPGGLRPSKETPLHLSVYRARPQAGGIVHVHPSYATAYSLVGRPIPVRTVSAEMKLIQVPVVKKAAPGSPELVRFLMEALSTAPDYAKVFLLEAHGLLGFERTLLEAFDLVELAEETARTAYLADLLSGCCPAKI